One window of the Dromaius novaehollandiae isolate bDroNov1 chromosome 25, bDroNov1.hap1, whole genome shotgun sequence genome contains the following:
- the UPF1 gene encoding regulator of nonsense transcripts 1 isoform X1, whose amino-acid sequence MSVEAYGPSSQTLTFLDTEEAELLGADTQGSEFEFTDFTLPSQTQTPPGPGQAGPGQGQGPPGAGQGPPGPIEAQVNGPDGILQNGAVDDNVAKTSQLLAELNFEEDEEDTYYTKDLPVHACSYCGIHDPACVVYCNTSKKWFCNGRGNTSGSHIVNHLVRAKCKEVTLHKDGPLGETVLECYNCGCRNVFLLGFIPAKADSVVVLLCRQPCASQSSLKDINWDSSQWQPLIQDRCFLSWLVKIPSEQEQLRARQITAQQINKLEELWKENPSATLEDLEKPGVDEEPQHVLLRYEDAYQYQNIFGPLVKLEADYDKKLKESQTQDNITVRWDLGLNKKRIAYFTLPKTDSDMRLMQGDEICLRYKGDLAPLWKGIGHVIKVPDSSTDYGDEIAIELRSSVGAPVEVTHNFQVDFVWKSTSFDRMQSALKTFAVDETSVSGYIYHKLLGHEVEDVIIKCQLPKRFTAQGLPDLNHSQVYAVKTVLQRPLSLIQGPPGTGKTVTSATIVYHLARQGNGPVLVCAPSNIAVDQLTEKIHQTGLKVVRLCAKSREAIDSPVSFLALHNQIRNMDSMPELQKLQQLKDETGELSSADEKRYRALKRTAERELLMNADVICCTCVGAGDPRLAKMQFRSILIDESTQATEPECMVPVVLGAKQLILVGDHCQLGPVVMCKKAAKAGLSQSLFERLVVLGIRPIRLQVQYRMHPALSAFPSNIFYEGSLQNGVTAADRVKKGFDFQWPQPDKPMFFYVTQGQEEIASSGTSYLNRTEAANVEKITTKLLKAGAKPDQIGIITPYEGQRSYLVQYMQFSGSLHTKLYQEVEIASVDAFQGREKDFIILSCVRANEHQGIGFLNDPRRLNVALTRARYGVIIVGNPKALSKQPLWNHLLNYYKEQKVLVEGPLNNLRESLMQFSKPRKLVNTINPGARFMTTAMYDAREAIIPGSVYDRSSQGRPSNMYFQTHDQIGMISAGPSHVTAMNIPIPFNLVMPPMPPPGYFGQANGPAAGRGAPKGKTGRGGRQKNRFAIPGTSQSNLPNSQASQDVVSQPFSQGPLTQGYISMSQPSQMSQPGLSQPELSQDSYLGDEFKSQIDVALSQDSTYQGERAYQHGGVTGLSQY is encoded by the exons GTTAATGGACCTGATGGCATTCTACAGAATGGAGCTGTGGATGATAATGTAGCTAAAACCAGTCAGCTTCTGGCAGAGCTGAATTTTGAAGAAGATGAGGAAGATACCTATTATACAAAGGACCTTCCTGTGCATGCTTGCAG CTACTGTGGTATCCATGACCCAGCTTGTGTGGTTTACTGCAACACCAGCAAAAAATGGTTCTGTAATGGGCGTGGAAATACATCTGGCAG CCACATTGTTAATCATCTGGTGAGAGCAAAGTGCAAAGAGGTTACTCTCCACAAAGATGGGCCTCTGGGAGAGACTGTCTTGGAATGTTATAACTGTGGATGTCGTAATGTGTTTCTCCTGGGCTTTATTCCAGCGAAGGCAGACTCTGTGGTTGTTTTGCTGTGCAG GCAACCATGTGCCAGTCAGAGCAGTTTAAAGGATATTAACTGGGACAGTTCACAGTGGCAGCCTCTTATCCAAGACCGCTGTTTCCTTTCATGGCTGGTAAAGATTCCATCTGAACAGGAACAGCTGAGAGCACGTCAGATTACAGCTCAACAGATTAACAAACTGGAAGAACTTTGGAAG GAAAATCCATCTGCAACCCTTGAGGATTTAGAAAAGCCTGGTGTTGATGAAGAACCGCAGCATGTCCTACTTAGATATGAAGATGCCTATCAGTACCAAAATATATTTGGTCCTCTAGTCAAGCTTGAGGCAGACTATGACAAGAAACTCAAGGAGTCTCAG ACCCAAGATAACATCACAGTCAGATGGGACTTGGGCTTGAACAAGAAAAGAATTGCTTATTTCACTTTGCCGAAGACTGATTCAG aTATGCGTCTTATGCAAGGAGATGAGATCTGCTTGAGATATAAGGGAGACCTGGCCCCTTTATGGAAGGGAATCGGTCACGTTATCAAAGTTCCTGATA GTTCTACAGATTATGGTGATGAGATAGCCATCGAGCTAAGAAGCAGCGTTGGAGCACCTGTGGAAGTTACTCATAACTTCCAAGTGGATTTTGTATGGAAGTCTACTTCATTTGACAG AATGCAGAGTGCTTTAAAAACGTTTGCTGTGGATGAGACTTCAGTGTCTGGGTACATCTATCACAAGCTGTTAGGCCATGAGGTAGAAGATGTAATTATTAAATGCCAGTTGCCAAAGCGCTTTACAGCACAAGGACTTCCCGATCTCAACCATTCTCAG GTTTATGCTGTGAAGACTGTCTTGCAGCGTCCTCTGAGTCTTATTCAGGGTCCCCCTGGTACAGGAAAAACAGTGACGTCGGCCACAATTGTCTATCATCTGGCTAGACAGGGCAATGG GCCTGTGTTAGTCTGTGCTCCAAGTAACATAGCTGTAGATCAGTTGACTGAGAAGATTCATCAAACTGGACTGAAAGTGGTTCGTCTGTGTGCTAAAAGTCGTGAGGCAATTGACTCTCCTGTATCCTTCCTGGCATTGCACAACCAGATCAGAAACATGGATAG CATGCcagagcttcagaaactgcagcAGCTTAAAGATGAAACTGGAGAACTGTCATCTGCTGATGAGAAACGTTACCGTGCACTGAAACGAACAGCTGAGCGTGAATTACTTATG AATGCAGATGTGATCTGTTGTACATGTGTGGGAGCTGGTGATCCAAGACTTGCAAAAATGCAGTTCCGCTCCATTCTGATTGATGAAAGCACACAGGCTACTGAGCCGGAGTGTATGGTGCCAGTTGTCCTGGGAGCAAAACAG CTCATTCTTGTAGGTGACCACTGTCAGCTTGGTCCTGTTGTGATGTGTAAAAAAGCTGCAAAGGCTGGCCTGTCTCAGTCCCTCTTTGAGAGGCTTGTGGTGCTGGGGATCCGTCCGATTCGCCTTCAAGTGCAGTATCGCATGCATCCTGCACTGAGTGCTTTTCCATCCAATATCTTCTATGAGGGTTCACTCCAGAACGGTGTTACTGCAG CGGACCGTGTGAAAAAAGGATTTGATTTCCAATGGCCACAGCCAGATAAGCCAATGTTTTTCTACGTTACGCAAGGACAGGAAGAAATTGCCAGTTCAGGCACCTCTTACTTGAACAG GACGGAAGCAGCCAACGTGGAGAAGATAACTACAAAGTTATTGAAAGCTGGTGCCAAACCAGATCAGATTGGCATTATCACTCCTTATGAGGGTCAACGATCCTATCTGGTGCAGTACATGCAATTCAGTGGTTCCTTGCATACGAAACTCTACCAG GAAGTGGAAATTGCGAGTGTGGATGCCTTCCAGGGACGAGAGAAGGACTTTATTATCCTTTCTTGTGTAAGGGCCAACGAACACCAAGGAATAGGATTTCTGAATGACCCCAGGCGTCTTAATGTGGCTCTTACAAGAGCAAG GTATGGAGTAATTATTGTTGGGAACCCAAAAGCACTGTCTAAGCAGCCACTTTGGAATCACCTGCTGAACTATTACAAGGAGCAGAAGGTTCTAGTGGAGGGACCACTGAATAACCTCCGGGAAAGCCTTATGCAATTCAGCAAGCCCCGGAAACTTGTCAATACCATCAATCCA GGTGCCCGTTTTATGACAACCGCCATGTATGATGCACGTGAGGCTATTATTCCAGGATCTGTCTATGACCGGAGCAGTCAAG GGCGCCCGTCCAACATGTACTTCCAAACCCATGACCAGATCGGGATGATTAGCGCTGGCCCCAGCCACGTCACTGCTATGAACATTCCTATCCCTTTCAACCTTGTGATGCCACCGATGCCCCCGCCGGGATACTTTGGCCAGGCTAACGGACCGGCTGCAG GACGTGGGGCACCAAAAGGAAAGACTGGTCGTGGTGGGCGTCAGAAAAATCGTTTTGCGATTCCTGGAACTAGTCAGTCAAACCTTCCAAATAGTCAAGCAAGCCAAGATGTGGTGTCCCAGCCTTTCTCCCAGGGTCCACTGACTCAAGGGTATATCTCCATGAGTCAGCCATCACAGATGAGTCAGCCTGGGCTCTCCCAACCAGAATTATCACAG GACAGTTACCTTGGTGATGAGTTTAAATCTCAGATCGATGTGGCGCTGTCACAGGACTCTACTTACCAGGGTGAACGTGCATATCAACATGGCGGAGTGACGGGACTGTCACAGTATTAG
- the UPF1 gene encoding regulator of nonsense transcripts 1 isoform X2, which translates to MSVEAYGPSSQTLTFLDTEEAELLGADTQGSEFEFTDFTLPSQTQTPPGPGQAGPGQGQGPPGAGQGPPGPIEAQVNGPDGILQNGAVDDNVAKTSQLLAELNFEEDEEDTYYTKDLPVHACSYCGIHDPACVVYCNTSKKWFCNGRGNTSGSHIVNHLVRAKCKEVTLHKDGPLGETVLECYNCGCRNVFLLGFIPAKADSVVVLLCRQPCASQSSLKDINWDSSQWQPLIQDRCFLSWLVKIPSEQEQLRARQITAQQINKLEELWKENPSATLEDLEKPGVDEEPQHVLLRYEDAYQYQNIFGPLVKLEADYDKKLKESQTQDNITVRWDLGLNKKRIAYFTLPKTDSDMRLMQGDEICLRYKGDLAPLWKGIGHVIKVPDNYGDEIAIELRSSVGAPVEVTHNFQVDFVWKSTSFDRMQSALKTFAVDETSVSGYIYHKLLGHEVEDVIIKCQLPKRFTAQGLPDLNHSQVYAVKTVLQRPLSLIQGPPGTGKTVTSATIVYHLARQGNGPVLVCAPSNIAVDQLTEKIHQTGLKVVRLCAKSREAIDSPVSFLALHNQIRNMDSMPELQKLQQLKDETGELSSADEKRYRALKRTAERELLMNADVICCTCVGAGDPRLAKMQFRSILIDESTQATEPECMVPVVLGAKQLILVGDHCQLGPVVMCKKAAKAGLSQSLFERLVVLGIRPIRLQVQYRMHPALSAFPSNIFYEGSLQNGVTAADRVKKGFDFQWPQPDKPMFFYVTQGQEEIASSGTSYLNRTEAANVEKITTKLLKAGAKPDQIGIITPYEGQRSYLVQYMQFSGSLHTKLYQEVEIASVDAFQGREKDFIILSCVRANEHQGIGFLNDPRRLNVALTRARYGVIIVGNPKALSKQPLWNHLLNYYKEQKVLVEGPLNNLRESLMQFSKPRKLVNTINPGARFMTTAMYDAREAIIPGSVYDRSSQGRPSNMYFQTHDQIGMISAGPSHVTAMNIPIPFNLVMPPMPPPGYFGQANGPAAGRGAPKGKTGRGGRQKNRFAIPGTSQSNLPNSQASQDVVSQPFSQGPLTQGYISMSQPSQMSQPGLSQPELSQDSYLGDEFKSQIDVALSQDSTYQGERAYQHGGVTGLSQY; encoded by the exons GTTAATGGACCTGATGGCATTCTACAGAATGGAGCTGTGGATGATAATGTAGCTAAAACCAGTCAGCTTCTGGCAGAGCTGAATTTTGAAGAAGATGAGGAAGATACCTATTATACAAAGGACCTTCCTGTGCATGCTTGCAG CTACTGTGGTATCCATGACCCAGCTTGTGTGGTTTACTGCAACACCAGCAAAAAATGGTTCTGTAATGGGCGTGGAAATACATCTGGCAG CCACATTGTTAATCATCTGGTGAGAGCAAAGTGCAAAGAGGTTACTCTCCACAAAGATGGGCCTCTGGGAGAGACTGTCTTGGAATGTTATAACTGTGGATGTCGTAATGTGTTTCTCCTGGGCTTTATTCCAGCGAAGGCAGACTCTGTGGTTGTTTTGCTGTGCAG GCAACCATGTGCCAGTCAGAGCAGTTTAAAGGATATTAACTGGGACAGTTCACAGTGGCAGCCTCTTATCCAAGACCGCTGTTTCCTTTCATGGCTGGTAAAGATTCCATCTGAACAGGAACAGCTGAGAGCACGTCAGATTACAGCTCAACAGATTAACAAACTGGAAGAACTTTGGAAG GAAAATCCATCTGCAACCCTTGAGGATTTAGAAAAGCCTGGTGTTGATGAAGAACCGCAGCATGTCCTACTTAGATATGAAGATGCCTATCAGTACCAAAATATATTTGGTCCTCTAGTCAAGCTTGAGGCAGACTATGACAAGAAACTCAAGGAGTCTCAG ACCCAAGATAACATCACAGTCAGATGGGACTTGGGCTTGAACAAGAAAAGAATTGCTTATTTCACTTTGCCGAAGACTGATTCAG aTATGCGTCTTATGCAAGGAGATGAGATCTGCTTGAGATATAAGGGAGACCTGGCCCCTTTATGGAAGGGAATCGGTCACGTTATCAAAGTTCCTGATA ATTATGGTGATGAGATAGCCATCGAGCTAAGAAGCAGCGTTGGAGCACCTGTGGAAGTTACTCATAACTTCCAAGTGGATTTTGTATGGAAGTCTACTTCATTTGACAG AATGCAGAGTGCTTTAAAAACGTTTGCTGTGGATGAGACTTCAGTGTCTGGGTACATCTATCACAAGCTGTTAGGCCATGAGGTAGAAGATGTAATTATTAAATGCCAGTTGCCAAAGCGCTTTACAGCACAAGGACTTCCCGATCTCAACCATTCTCAG GTTTATGCTGTGAAGACTGTCTTGCAGCGTCCTCTGAGTCTTATTCAGGGTCCCCCTGGTACAGGAAAAACAGTGACGTCGGCCACAATTGTCTATCATCTGGCTAGACAGGGCAATGG GCCTGTGTTAGTCTGTGCTCCAAGTAACATAGCTGTAGATCAGTTGACTGAGAAGATTCATCAAACTGGACTGAAAGTGGTTCGTCTGTGTGCTAAAAGTCGTGAGGCAATTGACTCTCCTGTATCCTTCCTGGCATTGCACAACCAGATCAGAAACATGGATAG CATGCcagagcttcagaaactgcagcAGCTTAAAGATGAAACTGGAGAACTGTCATCTGCTGATGAGAAACGTTACCGTGCACTGAAACGAACAGCTGAGCGTGAATTACTTATG AATGCAGATGTGATCTGTTGTACATGTGTGGGAGCTGGTGATCCAAGACTTGCAAAAATGCAGTTCCGCTCCATTCTGATTGATGAAAGCACACAGGCTACTGAGCCGGAGTGTATGGTGCCAGTTGTCCTGGGAGCAAAACAG CTCATTCTTGTAGGTGACCACTGTCAGCTTGGTCCTGTTGTGATGTGTAAAAAAGCTGCAAAGGCTGGCCTGTCTCAGTCCCTCTTTGAGAGGCTTGTGGTGCTGGGGATCCGTCCGATTCGCCTTCAAGTGCAGTATCGCATGCATCCTGCACTGAGTGCTTTTCCATCCAATATCTTCTATGAGGGTTCACTCCAGAACGGTGTTACTGCAG CGGACCGTGTGAAAAAAGGATTTGATTTCCAATGGCCACAGCCAGATAAGCCAATGTTTTTCTACGTTACGCAAGGACAGGAAGAAATTGCCAGTTCAGGCACCTCTTACTTGAACAG GACGGAAGCAGCCAACGTGGAGAAGATAACTACAAAGTTATTGAAAGCTGGTGCCAAACCAGATCAGATTGGCATTATCACTCCTTATGAGGGTCAACGATCCTATCTGGTGCAGTACATGCAATTCAGTGGTTCCTTGCATACGAAACTCTACCAG GAAGTGGAAATTGCGAGTGTGGATGCCTTCCAGGGACGAGAGAAGGACTTTATTATCCTTTCTTGTGTAAGGGCCAACGAACACCAAGGAATAGGATTTCTGAATGACCCCAGGCGTCTTAATGTGGCTCTTACAAGAGCAAG GTATGGAGTAATTATTGTTGGGAACCCAAAAGCACTGTCTAAGCAGCCACTTTGGAATCACCTGCTGAACTATTACAAGGAGCAGAAGGTTCTAGTGGAGGGACCACTGAATAACCTCCGGGAAAGCCTTATGCAATTCAGCAAGCCCCGGAAACTTGTCAATACCATCAATCCA GGTGCCCGTTTTATGACAACCGCCATGTATGATGCACGTGAGGCTATTATTCCAGGATCTGTCTATGACCGGAGCAGTCAAG GGCGCCCGTCCAACATGTACTTCCAAACCCATGACCAGATCGGGATGATTAGCGCTGGCCCCAGCCACGTCACTGCTATGAACATTCCTATCCCTTTCAACCTTGTGATGCCACCGATGCCCCCGCCGGGATACTTTGGCCAGGCTAACGGACCGGCTGCAG GACGTGGGGCACCAAAAGGAAAGACTGGTCGTGGTGGGCGTCAGAAAAATCGTTTTGCGATTCCTGGAACTAGTCAGTCAAACCTTCCAAATAGTCAAGCAAGCCAAGATGTGGTGTCCCAGCCTTTCTCCCAGGGTCCACTGACTCAAGGGTATATCTCCATGAGTCAGCCATCACAGATGAGTCAGCCTGGGCTCTCCCAACCAGAATTATCACAG GACAGTTACCTTGGTGATGAGTTTAAATCTCAGATCGATGTGGCGCTGTCACAGGACTCTACTTACCAGGGTGAACGTGCATATCAACATGGCGGAGTGACGGGACTGTCACAGTATTAG